A stretch of DNA from Panulirus ornatus isolate Po-2019 chromosome 14, ASM3632096v1, whole genome shotgun sequence:
GTCATAAGGGTATCACAATAAATCTTAAAGATTGTAATTTCAGGCATCAAGAGGTATGCTATGAATAGTGAGGTAAATGTCTATACCCAATAGTAAGAAGAGCAGAGgatagaaagagaaatgagaagaaTGAAATATCAAGTAATGGTGataaaaatccattttctgaacTTTTATTACTCAATTTGACATATGAAAAATCATATGTTAATTTTCTTTGTGAGACTTGTCTAAGTGAATCACCAAATACAAGCTTTGTTCAATGGTTTACATAGTATGAATTTAAGATGTCTTCTTTTCTCTCCAGTGCAGGTTAAATACATCACTATTTTCCAGACCACATTTTTACATGAGGAAGGATGGGTGGATTGTgggtatctggactgccagaaaacacGTGATACTGCATTACATAAGGAGGTGGTAAAAAAGGTGAACTTTTAGTTAGTTATAATGATGAGACTCCAATGGCAAGAAAATTAGattggtggaagggaacaaagtggtgtgctacagggcTTCGATCCTAAAACCACTGCTCTCCTTGATCTATGGAAATGGCGTGTCAGAAGGGCTAGACTCATACCTGAATGCATTTgtggatgatgccgaggtcacaAGGGAAGCAAAAAGAGTGGTGTGGGTTGCAACTTACAACAGAACTTGGACACTCTTCCATGCTTGTCTGATACTCGGTTGAAATTCAACCCGAAAAGatgcaaagtaatgagaatgggacacaGAAGACATTGTCCGTAACCTGTTGCCAGCGTCCTTCTTTTAAGAAGTGCAAAGGAGACGAAGTCTTTAGGTGAATATTAGAATCTAATTCAGGATCGCAGCGAAAATATTCAGCATGCTGTTCAAATTCATCATGATGAAACTAGCATACCCTTCATAAGTTTTGACACCTTACTTAAAAGAAGCAGaaagaactaataaagaaggtccagaggagggtgacaTCCACcgtggaggagagaaaagtaaggggtgaccttaACACAACCtacaagtttttaaaccagtttgatgatgtcagcagcgagcagttctttgaaagatgtagggacagaacaaccactGGCCGTATCacaaaatcaagcaagaaacgtcggggggaaaaaaaaatgattttcataATTGATGAGTTGCCGCTTTACTGTTGCTCCTGTTATGAATATTTCCTTGTTTCCGCTCACTGCAGCTCTGACTGTTAACTGTTGCTGCAGCAGCTGCAGAACAGCTATTGTTGCTGCTGCATCTGAGCAGGTACTGCTGCTATTCCTACCACCTTTGGTATTATGCTCACCTCCGCTTGAAGCCGAATGCTATATAATATATGAGAAGCGGAAGGTCACTGTGCCTCCACTTGGATGGTGATCTTATTGGTATGGATTCCTGTTTGTGTGCATACAGTCAGctcagttcaagagatggggccccccactaGCGTtaacctctctccccgtaatgtATGAATAGTTtattacacacagacacgcacacacacactaatgaagatgggacagtaGAAATGAAGACTTCAGATAGAACGTTAGACCAAAACTGGAATTACactaatgaagatgggacagtaGAAATGAAGACTTCAGATAGAACGTTAGACCAAAACTGGAATTTCCCTCCCTTGTCCCTGACTGTAACAAGCGTTGGAACCTGGGTATGGCCACTCATTTCatcaccccccccctacacacacccaaacatacactccccacccaacccccaaccccacctttcCCTCCAATTTTCAGTATCGTTGCTCTCGGTAATTATGTAATTGTTACGGCCATTTACAGATTCCTAGAATTACGGTGGCTGgtgagtgagagaggtaaatTACCGattgctcgggggggggggggggtgtaggaggGGTGACTCGGCCGCGCGCTTCGGTGAGTCGGTGATGAGGGGACTCAAGGCTGTTCAGTACCTGGCCGGACGAGCCGAGGGGTGGATGTATGTTACGCCGGACGGCGCCTCTTGCAGCTGCGTCTGCTGCTGTACTACCTGTAGAAGGACACGTAAGCTTGTAACAGCTGCTGTTCActatatataatgaaaacatGATGTGTTAGTGAACGACTGAATTTCGAATCAAGTGTAGGAAACACTTGAATAACATTTCCCACGTGTCTTCCATATTCCAAAACACCAGACTGTGTATACTGTCCTCCTTAGTTACAGCAAAGCATTGTTAAGTGTTTTGTCTACATATTTACGACCCCAGTCAGTGTCTGTCATTCCTTTAAGACAGTGTTACATGACCAGCAGGTTGGCAGAACATTTCCAGGCAGGTCAAGTGTTTTTTATGCCTTCAGAATTTCGTCACTGTTATTAGAAAGGATAAATTTCTTTCTGGTTGCCTGCTCCAGCAAGTGCCAAGTGATAAGTAAATCTCGAAAGCAGTGATGTTCACGAAAGTGTCATTTCCCAAGATGGAGCGGCGAGCACTTGTTTATTTCAGCCTCTTCGTTTTGGGAACAAACTTGATTCGAGGTAGGTGTTGCCCGTATGTCGTAAGAAGTTGTCAGTGTGCTAAGTTGCCATTATAATAAGCTATGAATGTCTTAAATTGCCATTCTGATATGTTAGGGGTGTGTTTAAACTACCATTTTTTGGCCCGGTTGATAAAGTTGTTTTTAAACCACCGATATGCTAAGCTGGTGGGGCGGCTACAGTTACCATAGTGCTGTTTTCATGTTGTTGGTTATTAAATTCGCATTTATTTATGTTGAGTATTGCTTATAAATCAGTATTTCTTTATGTCAATTGCCTTGTAGTATCTTTCTGATATTGTTGTTGGTTGTCTGGGATATCAGGTGACAGGGTCATTATAGCCGTCAGTGGCAAGTTATAAGGACCAACGGAAAACCATCAACCGAGATAGGAATATATTTGCTAAGgggaaagtgtaagagagagagagaaaaaaaaagataaacaggaGAGTTTTGAGGAAATCGAAAACGACATGCAGGAGGGGTAGAAACTAGGTGGGTTATCTTTTTGCGTTATTCATGCTTTTCTCTTGACATGTAATATATTATGGAATTGATAGAATGATACAAGAAGACAGTTAATGCAGACGGTGAAGAATTATGTATCTCCCACTCATCTGTAAATTAACATGTAATATCGGCGTTCCTTGAGTTCGGCTTGAGGCTATAATGTACACAAAGTAAAAGATGATAGAACCACTTTTCGTTTCAGTGCCTCGTCTCATTACTGTAACTCACCTtcctcatgcatatatatatatatatatatatatatatatatatatatatatatatatatacctcacgttCCATGACTTCCAGGAAAGATTATGACAATTTCTTGGTAAATCTGCCACAGTGGAGATTCACCCTCTGATTCCCACATTctttatcacacactccaacaTCTGATTTGTTCAAACGTTTAGAGTTTATGAAAGAATGTAAAATTCAAGAATCTGTTACGGGAATATAGGATTTCACTCGCAGTTACTGGTATCAGTCCTTTCATCTTGAATCAACCTGACGGAAAATGCAGAGGAAAGGTATGATGACAGTGATATATTACCGGCCACGACTAGATGAAGGTTTGGAGTATGGCATTAACCGACCATACGTTGTCACATCCTTGATGTCTGCTGTTCAATACTATCGCCTCACCCCCATACTGTCAAGGTGAGCTCAGCGCGACGCACCTTGACATTTCATCTCTGCCATTAAACATGGATGACGATGGCCTAAATGGATCGAAACTGGGCTCGCTAATGGTGGCAGTAAATAGCATAATTGTCTGCGGAAAGTATGTCCAGGACCCAGCGCCACCTTTGCGTTGATAAACGCGCTCGCGCAGTGTGGTCTGCCAAATACTGGAAATGATTATTGGTGGCTCGTTGAAGCACCACctgctcatcacacacacaccttggcctCCTGAAGAGCCAAGTTCGATATCTTGCAAAATTGATTAGCGCCGACAGATCGGGAGTCCCTCCGTCAGGTCGTATAGTGTCGTTACCTCACGTTGTGGAACAAGGCGAAGCAGAGAGCGATTTGTTGGATGGGTCGAATGGTGAACTAGCACGTAGGAGGTAAACTTCCTCAGGCCGTTCGTAGGAGGGAAGTAAACTTCATCAAGCCTCCGTGGGAGGGAGATAAACTCTCTTAGGCCGTCCGTGGGAAAGAGGTTAACTTCCTCAGGCCTTCCAGAGGAGGGAGGTACACTTCCTCAAGCGTCCGTGCTAAGGAGGTAAACTTCCTTAAGCGTCCGAGGAATGGAGGTAAACTTCCTCAAGCGTCCGTGGGAAGGATGTAAACTTCCTTAAGTTTCTGTGGGAAGGAGGTAAACTTTCTTAAGCGTCTGTGGGAAGGAGGTATATTTCCTCAAGCGTCCGTTAGAGGTAGGTAAATTTCCTTAACCATCCGCTAGAGGAattagaaaagtaaaaaacaaACTGTGTAGGATTTGTTTACATCCCTCTACATCTTCTTTAGGGACGTCAGGGACCACGGACGTATCGAGCGTTGTCACGCACACAACGGATTATACGAACGCCAGCATCGATGTGGTCGACCCCCACGCCACGGACGGCGTAGCCGCCACGAACCTCACAGCCACGGACAACACCAATCTCACAGAGGGGACAGATGATGGTACGATAAACAGGTTTCTTCCTGACCTtcgtagtgctctctctctctctctctctctctctctctctctctctctctctcatacagttcAGTTTTACGATTATTATCGATATTGTAATATAAGGCGATTTCTGTTACCATCTTACTGAAACGTTTGACACTTAAAGGACCTTTCCTCCACAGTGGTGTTTGTGGAGTACTTAGAGAAGTGTTGCTGGTACGACAACGCCGTCTGTGCCGGCAACAACACCTTCTGCAGTTCCTGCATATGTCGCTGCCAGGGGTACGTCACCAACCAGGGCCGTAGACGCTTCACAGCATATCCTTAATTTCTAAATAAGACACACATCTACGCCTTCCTCTCAGGGCCATACTTCTCACCCTCTTTATGAGGCAGTCTCGACCATTTGTGTCAGTAAGACTGGTAAGTAATAAGAGGCGCAGCCGCCAAGGTGGCAGCAATATCCAAATCCTGTTATCACGTTACTGCTGCCCAACCTCGAGGCCAGCGCACTACACCCCCTCACACGCCAACGTTTGCCGCATGTGATCGCTTCAAGATTTGTTTTGGATCCTTGTGCGTATGGcattcctccaccctcccttgagcaccacgatatGACCGGGGTTCTTTGATACCCTTAGGATCGTGTCGTCGTCctcttcaagggtcatatcgtcgtattcaagggtcgcactgggTCACAGTAGAGGCGCCATGAGAACAGAACCTCATTCGCTATCTCATAAACCCCATCCAACCTGGAACACTTCTATTTCTATCTCGCTCTCCCTCCTCATACCCCACTGCAACACCAAACCTCATACCCCCACTGTGACACCTCGCACCTCATACCTTACTGCAACACCGAGTACCTCACTCTTCGGTACACCCATTATATAAATAACTCTTGAGTACAGTTGCGTGAGAGCCTCATGTAACAAGGGAATTCTTGCCAGAAATTACTGAATTCCTCACACAACTGTGTCTGTATGGGGAAATGCCTGTACCGTACGCAACGCAACTCTTGGCTCTTCCTGTAACTGTTCTCGTGCCTTCTGAGGGTGCAAGCTATGACCCAGAATCTTAGCTGTTCAGATTGACGATAAACAATGATGTCATTCAATATTCAAAGCAGCAAATTGTCCTATATATTGAAGCTCTACCGCACAGTGTTTCACGAAGAATGAGGAAATTATATTGACACACTTTTGCACTTGAGTCAACTCCCATATGTGGTGCCTTTGAgttaatgttggtatatttttttctgatgttTAATTAAGATATTGTGAAGAATTCTTTTCACTTCCTGAGTTCAGTCATTTCGTTCCAGCAGAACTTGAGGGTCGAAAATACATCATATATCCTGAGGTGAGTGACCATTATCTTTCCCCGCACCCACTGTCGAAAGTTAGGTCGCTTGTCCTTCCCTTTATCACGTGGCGTGAAGGAGACACATGACGGGTGGAAGACCCGGCGCTGTGGCTGTATCGGAGGGCAGCCACATACGTCCTACAGTGATGTGACAGGTTCTTTGTGCGTCCAGGATACAGCTCTTCTCCCCATTTAATTCTACTGTCGTGTTGACATACCTTTGTACACAAGCAGCGGCTTCTGCCGCCAAAATACACAACCAATCTTAAGCTTGCTGTATATTTGTGGAAATAATTTCACGTGATATCTTTGCTCAAACCACACGAAATTTGAGAGTTCATCAATCCTTTAATGTTGTAGGTAAGGTATGAAGAAGCTTGAGAATTCATCTTGTCATGGAAACGCTAAATTCACtgaagtgtgtatgtttgtgtgtgtgggcaggaacCACTCCTTCAACAATGTGTCGATGAGCTGTGAGGCAGTGGGAGGCCAGGACGACCAGGTTGGCGGCCGGTTGCCGGGTCAGCCCTGCACCTCCGCCTCGCAGTGCATAGAGGGACTCCTCTGCAACAGCACCATTTGTACTTGTCCCTGGTGGGTATTCGCCAACGTACTGCACTACTACGAGATAGCTTCCCCAGGGGCGGCGCTTGCGCTCGCTGCAGTTTCTTATCAGATTTTCATTCTTATTCGTTTTAGTATATAAGACATTCGTTATAGTTTAATTATTATTAGGAGAAATGAGAACTTTATCCGCAACGGATGTAGAGGCATATGCCACAGGCTGGCCGACCCTCGGTATCTGCACACTCAGGCCTTACCAGCTGTCGCTCGCTGCAGGAACGGGATATTATCACGAGATCTCGTAAACATTTTATTAACATCGAGAACAGCTGGTGCGGCGGGCCAGCCGACCACAGCTGGTGCAGCAGGCCGGTTGACCTTACTGATGGGAGACAGACCCCcaaggtgtgatgatggtggtgctgttctAATATAGTTGATCCAGGTCTTTCCCATTCTTGAGTGACAGGTTCCTGGACCTGGGGGTTCCATTTGCCCCAGCCAGGCATATATATCCTTTCGGTCCACACTGCAAATGAAATGCAACTTCCTAACACATACCTATCAGTCACCAGGACCTGTGCTCGCCTGCAGGCCGTGCGTGTACGTGGAGAAGCACCTGGTGTGTGACTGTGGGGAGTCTATGAACCCCCTGACTGGCCCTATCGTCTGCGGCCTTGTGCTCGGCCTCCTGATCGTCATGTTCTGGTGTACCCGCACCTACTACACCTATGACAGGTAagacctcacacccacacatcccagggTCGACGAcaccttcttccctctcttccgCTGGGTTCTCCTCCCCAACTATTTATATCATCCGTAATGGTCCAATTCGGTAGTCAATAACCTTTGAGTTCATAAACGCcaatgacctctttttttttttttaaaccaattatCTTGCATCTAATGTCCCATGCTTAACCAGAACACATAATAAGCTCTGACCTAATGTTTTCCTGTTTACTGTCAGACATGGACTGTTTCTCATGTTTACCACAAATACACGCACGCATACATCTCAATATGACAAGGCTCCACAGTGAGACTGTCGCAAGCCTGCCTACGGGCCAAGTCCACCACTAATGTCAATAACTACATAAGGATCAAGGGACTCCAAACCTGTAGGGTTGAGGAGGCAGGTTAGATTCTCCGTAACTGGTTGATTTTAAGTAAATCTGACGTCCACTAAGGCCGTGTCACAATGGCTGATTCTCTCTGTCAGTTTTGTTATAGAACTCTGATTCCCATTGTAAGTAGCAGCCAGAACTTCCCTGACAGGCCAACAATGACATGACAACAGctagtaagtacacacacacacacacttgtcatgGAAGTATACCATCATCTGTTCAATGACCTGACCACCCTCTTGCTGCCTACTCTCTTCTCTTAGGTTCAAGGAGCAGAACAAGGTGTCGCGCTTACCCACGTCTGTGTCAGGCATCTCTACGCTGGGGGCGGCCTATGGCACGGACCACATCACCATGAACCCCATGAGGTCACAGACGCACCCCCTGGctctaccttcctgccccaggccCCACAGTCAGACGGTGGCACCCCTCAGCCCCTCCTTCCGGTACCTCACCCCAGCACGGTGTCCCCTCGTCTTTTCTTGCACATGCTAGCACGTCGTGTGACTTGCCAGACTCgtgttcgtctctctctcacacacacacacacagcacagagtCATGTCTGTCGGGGTCTGGTTCACCTTGCCTCCGTGGCGTCCAGTGGAGTAGTGTGACTTGAGTATGTTCATAGCCCATCTCTTCTGTGGTACTGAtgaatgtgtgggaggtgtggaatGCAGCACAAGTCATGTTAATCTGCCATCTGCACCTCTTGACGTCTTCCCTCAATCAACACCGCCAGGTGAGGGAAAAATATGTTATAATTTGTTTCCTTAGGTTTATCTCGTGCGTTCTGTTGTGAGCATTGATTTTGGTcgtgtatgtacgtgtgcatatatatatatatatatatatatatatatatatatatatatatatatatatatatatatatatatatatatatatattatatgtgtgtgtgtgtgcataatcatCAGTATCTAATAGTTTCTTTGCACACTTGAGGGAAGTGTAACCTGTAAGCTTGTAAGACGTGCCCCATACCTTCTCACCTTCAGTCAGTGCACGTGTGGCTGAGGTACAGCTCTGTTGATAGGATAAGAAGGGGAAGTTGCTCCATCAACGACAACTGCACTTTAGCAACAAGAGAGGTAAGCTGTGAACAGAGAAATGGAGTAAAGCCAAAAACAAAGATTTAGAAAGCAAATATGTATGCCACACCCTGCCAATATGCTTTGGAAATGTCGAGGACCATGACAAAAACGAGAGGCGAGCAAGGATCGAAGCTGTCTCATAGGCTGACCTCCTTAGTTGGTATGCCATTTCAACCATTCGTCTTGCCCACGTATGCCGTATGACATACGTCATGATTCGTCATACACCTGGCAGTGCGACTGGTAGCTGACCTCTGGCGCCAGGACGCTCCTACTGCTCTTGTACGtcaagattgttttttttttccccgtagaGGAGTAACTTTGTTTTCCAGTTTCCTTTTTTcctgtgtaaatgtaaatgttgcatgtTCTTTCTCCCTGGTATAATTCTTCTGCAGATCAGATGAACACTGCCTCAATAATTTCCCACCTAAGTTCATAGGTTAGGCTGCTACatgtattttacttttttttttgccataaaaTTCACCGAATGTTGCCACGAAcacttctgaagatgtgttaaggAGACGTGTGTATCCAGGTGATAATGTATTTTGTACCTTCTGTAGTAGTACAGGTGTTGGGCGTTACAACGCTACATGCGTCATGTGTTGCAGGTACCAGCCGCCCCAAGTGGAGGCCGCCCGGCCTCCAGGACAGAACTACCAGACTCCTTTCGCCCCACCCCATCGCTTGGCCACGTCCACCTTCTCTCCTTCATATCAAATCTTTGGCAGCGATAACCCTGCCTATGACATCTCCAGCGGCCCGGCGGGGCCGCCTTGTCCCTCGTCTGCACCGGAGGACCGCAGATCGGTGCCCAACTCCGTCAGTAAAACGAGTGTTCCGCCGACGCCCGACCTTACTCAACCGCCACGCTCAGCAAGGTTCTGACGTCTGGTGTGAGTGTTGGTGCAGGAGTGAGTCACCAATGCCACCCACTCACGCACCGCATGAAGAATCATACATGTGATTTACGTCACTATCTCTGGCTCAGATGTATCTTAATAAACCAGTCACAACAGCTCCTGTGCTGCTGGAATAGATGCTATCCCTTTGCTCTTGCCGTTGAATCAACAGTTTTATAGTAACACTTGTAGTACTACGTGCATGATGAATCTCATGGATTATTGATCCCAGTCGCACTGAAGGTGAAAGAATCGCTGCAGTTTACACCTGTGTTGCTGCCCCTTCCTTTCTCTTCTAATGTTATACTTTGTTTTTTCAGTAATCGAAATAAAGATTTACgagatcattattattttttttttttgtctatcgtGTATGAGCCAAGTGCTCCTTCTCCAGAGGTTCCTGCAGTTTCATAAATGTTTTGCAATCAGTAGCAAGAAAAGGATGAACTCCTCTGCAGTCAGAAGTTCGAGATTGGACTACGACGTTCAAACTACGCTGAAGGTGACCCCTCGCTGCATTACCAGAggcaggtcatatatatatatatatatatatatatatatatatatatatatatatatatatatatatattcttttttcttttaaactatttgccatttcctgcgttagcgaggtagcgttaagaacagaggactgggccttttttggaatatcctcacctggccccctctgttccttcttttggaaaaaaagaaaaaaaaaacgagaggggaggatttccagccccccgctccctcccctctgagtcgccttctacaacacacagggaatacgtgggaagtattcttaatcccctatccccagggatgatatatatatatatatatatatatatatatatatatatatatatatatatatatatatatattttttttttttttttttatactttgtcgctgtctcccgcgtttgcgaggtagcgcaaggaaacagacgaaagaaatggcccaacccccccccccccatacacatgtacatatacacgtccacacacgcaaatatacatacctacacagctttccatggtttaccccagacgcttcacatgccttgcttcaatccactgacagcacgtcaacccctgtataccacatgactccaattcactctatttcttgccctcctttcaccctcctgcatgttcaggccccgatcacacaaaatctttttcactccatctttccacctccaatttggtctccctcttctcctcgttccctccacctccgacacatatatcctcttggtcaatctctcctcactcattctctccatgtgcccaaaccatttcaaaacaccctcttctgctctctcaaccacgctctttttatttccacacatctctcttacccttacgttacttactcgatcaaaccacctcacaccacacattgtcctcaaacatctcattcccagcacatccatcctcccacgcacaaatctatccatagcccacgcctcgcaaccatacaacattgttggaaccactattccctcaaacatacccatttttgctttccgagataatgttctcgacttccacacatttttcaatatatatatatatatatatatatatatatatatatatatatatatatatatatatatatatattgtaaaggatcacaattttgcgcgtgatcaagatattcctatgagtccacggggaaaatgatacacgaaaagttcccaagtgcactttcgtgtaataatcacatcatcaggggagacacaagagagaaatataagtcagttgatatacatcgaagagacgaagctaggacaatcacatgtttaccaaatggcgtcctagcttcgtctcttcgatgtatatcaactgactgttatatttctctcttgtgtctcccctgatgatgtgattattacacgaaagtgcacttgggaacttttcgtgtttcattttccccatggactcataggaatatatatatatatatatatatatatatatatatatatatatatatatatatatatatatatatatatatatatatatgcgtcatcGA
This window harbors:
- the LOC139753253 gene encoding uncharacterized protein isoform X3, with protein sequence MRGLKAVQYLAGRAEGWMYVTPDGASCSCVCCCTTCRRTRTSGTTDVSSVVTHTTDYTNASIDVVDPHATDGVAATNLTATDNTNLTEGTDDVVFVEYLEKCCWYDNAVCAGNNTFCSSCICRCQGPCVYVEKHLVCDCGESMNPLTGPIVCGLVLGLLIVMFWCTRTYYTYDRFKEQNKVSRLPTSVSGISTLGAAYGTDHITMNPMRSQTHPLALPSCPRPHSQTVAPLSPSFRYQPPQVEAARPPGQNYQTPFAPPHRLATSTFSPSYQIFGSDNPAYDISSGPAGPPCPSSAPEDRRSVPNSVSKTSVPPTPDLTQPPRSARF
- the LOC139753253 gene encoding uncharacterized protein isoform X1 translates to MRGLKAVQYLAGRAEGWMYVTPDGASCSCVCCCTTCRRTRTSGTTDVSSVVTHTTDYTNASIDVVDPHATDGVAATNLTATDNTNLTEGTDDVVFVEYLEKCCWYDNAVCAGNNTFCSSCICRCQGNHSFNNVSMSCEAVGGQDDQVGGRLPGQPCTSASQCIEGLLCNSTICTCPWPCVYVEKHLVCDCGESMNPLTGPIVCGLVLGLLIVMFWCTRTYYTYDRFKEQNKVSRLPTSVSGISTLGAAYGTDHITMNPMRSQTHPLALPSCPRPHSQTVAPLSPSFRYQPPQVEAARPPGQNYQTPFAPPHRLATSTFSPSYQIFGSDNPAYDISSGPAGPPCPSSAPEDRRSVPNSVSKTSVPPTPDLTQPPRSARF
- the LOC139753253 gene encoding uncharacterized protein isoform X2, with translation MFTKVSFPKMERRALVYFSLFVLGTNLIRGTSGTTDVSSVVTHTTDYTNASIDVVDPHATDGVAATNLTATDNTNLTEGTDDVVFVEYLEKCCWYDNAVCAGNNTFCSSCICRCQGNHSFNNVSMSCEAVGGQDDQVGGRLPGQPCTSASQCIEGLLCNSTICTCPWPCVYVEKHLVCDCGESMNPLTGPIVCGLVLGLLIVMFWCTRTYYTYDRFKEQNKVSRLPTSVSGISTLGAAYGTDHITMNPMRSQTHPLALPSCPRPHSQTVAPLSPSFRYQPPQVEAARPPGQNYQTPFAPPHRLATSTFSPSYQIFGSDNPAYDISSGPAGPPCPSSAPEDRRSVPNSVSKTSVPPTPDLTQPPRSARF